A single region of the Terriglobales bacterium genome encodes:
- a CDS encoding zinc ribbon domain-containing protein, producing MERLESDFSKELKIIPWWSYVLGTIGFFCMQFVFHVAILHSEKVPPPPAVRLLLGIVIGFALFVWAMLLGYVNRDAGRRGMNRALWTVLVILIPNGIGYVIYFILRKPLQSACPYCGASAEPGFTYCTKCGKALKPACASCGAQMRPDDKFCPACGKAVTQIA from the coding sequence ATGGAAAGACTTGAAAGTGATTTCTCGAAGGAACTGAAGATCATCCCCTGGTGGTCCTACGTGCTGGGCACGATCGGGTTCTTCTGCATGCAGTTCGTGTTCCACGTGGCCATCCTGCACAGCGAAAAGGTGCCGCCGCCGCCCGCCGTGCGCCTGCTGCTTGGCATCGTGATCGGCTTCGCGCTCTTCGTGTGGGCGATGCTGCTCGGCTATGTGAACCGCGACGCCGGCCGCCGCGGCATGAACCGCGCTCTCTGGACGGTCCTGGTCATCCTCATCCCCAACGGCATCGGGTACGTCATCTACTTCATCCTGCGGAAGCCGTTGCAGTCTGCCTGCCCGTACTGCGGCGCCTCGGCGGAGCCCGGGTTCACCTACTGCACCAAGTGCGGCAAGGCGCTCAAGCCCGCGTGTGCCAGCTGCGGCGCGCAGATGCGTCCCGACGACAAGTTCTGCCCCGCCTGCGGGAAAGCCGTCACGCAAATCGCCTAG
- a CDS encoding zf-HC2 domain-containing protein, producing the protein MSHDAHLRAKELIVGGATDAAEQRWLQEHLAGCPGCAALLERTQAVREALHSVPLTADPEMVAAAQQRLLRHALELSERESRRWMLTASVAVAALFAWISVPLLWQFAGWLGGMTSSPETTAIAVFLSAAVTPALLAAAAAMWLRGSRHYVEVERIRR; encoded by the coding sequence GTGAGTCACGACGCACACCTTCGCGCCAAGGAGCTGATCGTCGGCGGCGCCACCGACGCCGCGGAGCAACGCTGGCTGCAGGAGCATCTTGCCGGCTGCCCCGGCTGCGCTGCCCTGCTCGAGCGGACGCAGGCCGTCCGCGAGGCGCTGCACTCGGTCCCGCTGACGGCCGACCCCGAGATGGTCGCCGCCGCGCAGCAGCGCCTGCTGCGCCACGCGCTCGAGTTGAGCGAGCGCGAGAGCCGCCGCTGGATGTTGACCGCCTCGGTCGCGGTCGCCGCCTTGTTCGCCTGGATCAGTGTCCCGCTGCTCTGGCAGTTCGCCGGCTGGCTCGGCGGTATGACCTCATCGCCCGAGACCACGGCCATCGCCGTGTTCCTGTCGGCGGCCGTCACGCCCGCTTTGCTCGCCGCCGCCGCCGCCATGTGGCTGCGCGGCTCGCGGCACTACGTGGAAGTCGAAAGGATCCGGAGATAG
- a CDS encoding sigma-70 family RNA polymerase sigma factor, producing the protein MAATAYYAYVTMESESARIAHALRRRDPDLLGRLIEQYQHRLFRYLVHFTGDHRLSEDLFQETWLRVLERGRTYDGKSDFAAWLLRLAHNLAVDHFRTRRGVSLDALTDPEREAPLQVADQRPTPFQQAATTEDRERVVACLGSLPAAYREVVVLRFQEEMPLEEIAQVVGIPLATVKSRLYRALELLETKLGDRS; encoded by the coding sequence ATGGCTGCGACTGCCTATTACGCTTACGTGACGATGGAGAGCGAGAGCGCCCGGATCGCGCACGCCCTGCGCCGGCGCGACCCGGACCTGCTGGGCCGCCTCATCGAGCAGTACCAGCACCGGCTCTTCCGCTACCTCGTCCACTTCACCGGCGACCACCGCCTCTCCGAGGATCTTTTCCAGGAGACCTGGCTGCGCGTGCTGGAGCGTGGCCGCACGTACGACGGCAAGTCCGATTTCGCCGCCTGGCTGCTGCGGCTGGCCCATAACCTCGCCGTCGACCACTTCCGCACGCGGCGCGGAGTCAGCCTCGACGCGCTGACCGACCCGGAGCGCGAGGCGCCGCTCCAGGTCGCCGACCAGCGTCCGACCCCGTTCCAGCAGGCCGCCACCACCGAAGACCGCGAGCGCGTGGTGGCGTGCCTCGGCAGCCTGCCCGCCGCCTATCGCGAGGTCGTGGTCCTGAGATTCCAGGAGGAGATGCCGCTCGAAGAGATCGCGCAGGTCGTTGGCATCCCGCTGGCCACGGTGAAGTCGCGCCTCTATCGCGCGCTGGAGTTGCTGGAAACCAAGCTAGGAGACCGTTCGTGA
- the gcvPB gene encoding aminomethyl-transferring glycine dehydrogenase subunit GcvPB — MSGPKKATTHVNQNEGLIFEKSSPGKKAYRLEPLDVPAVDAAKLLGAAVRADVGHLPEVSEIEIIRHFTRLSTWNYGVDTGLYPLGSCTMKYNARVNEVAARIDGLAYAHPYQPERLSQGALRVMKTLADCLLEITGQDAITLQPAAGAHGEMTGILLIRAFLQSQGNPRKKILIPDSAHGTNPATAAICGYAVENLKSNAAGMVDVPSLVAQMNEDVAGLMLTNPNTLGVFEQEIHKIADVLHSKGGLLYMDGANMNALVGKTRPGDFGVDVMHLNLHKTFSTPHGGGGPGSGPVACKKHLEPFLPAPVVCEKPDGTLGFDYNRPKSIGRVRAWYGNFGMHVRALAYILANGPDGLRMTTEDAVLNANYIRKRLEGVYDLPYSTPSMHEVVFSDRKQTAKGLKTGDIAKRLIDYGFHPYTVSFPLIVPGALMIEPTESESKEELDLFIDAMREIARECEQDPQLVLDAPHTTRLSRLDEVLAARKPVLRWKPQAKSAAE, encoded by the coding sequence ATGAGCGGCCCGAAGAAAGCCACCACCCACGTCAACCAGAACGAAGGCCTCATCTTCGAGAAGTCCTCGCCCGGCAAGAAGGCGTACCGCCTCGAGCCGCTCGACGTCCCCGCCGTGGACGCCGCGAAGCTCCTCGGCGCGGCCGTGCGTGCGGACGTCGGCCATCTCCCCGAAGTCTCCGAGATCGAGATCATCCGGCACTTCACCCGGCTTTCGACCTGGAATTACGGCGTCGACACCGGTCTCTATCCGCTGGGTTCCTGCACCATGAAGTACAACGCGCGCGTCAACGAAGTCGCCGCGCGCATCGACGGCCTCGCCTACGCCCACCCGTACCAGCCCGAGCGGCTGTCGCAGGGCGCGCTGCGCGTGATGAAGACGCTCGCCGACTGCCTGCTCGAGATCACCGGCCAGGATGCCATCACCCTGCAGCCCGCCGCCGGCGCGCACGGCGAGATGACCGGCATCCTGCTCATCCGCGCGTTTCTGCAGTCGCAGGGGAACCCGCGCAAGAAGATCCTCATCCCCGACTCCGCCCACGGCACCAACCCGGCGACCGCCGCCATCTGCGGCTACGCGGTCGAGAACCTGAAGTCGAACGCCGCCGGCATGGTCGACGTGCCTTCTCTGGTCGCGCAGATGAACGAAGACGTCGCCGGCCTGATGCTCACAAATCCCAACACCCTCGGCGTCTTCGAGCAGGAGATCCACAAGATCGCCGACGTCCTGCACTCCAAGGGCGGGCTGCTTTACATGGACGGCGCCAACATGAACGCGCTCGTCGGCAAGACGCGCCCCGGCGACTTCGGCGTCGACGTGATGCACCTCAACCTGCACAAGACGTTCTCGACGCCGCACGGCGGCGGCGGACCCGGCTCCGGACCGGTCGCCTGCAAGAAGCACCTCGAGCCGTTCCTGCCGGCGCCGGTGGTGTGCGAGAAGCCCGACGGCACGCTCGGCTTCGACTACAACCGGCCGAAGTCCATCGGCCGCGTGCGCGCCTGGTACGGCAACTTCGGCATGCACGTGCGCGCGCTCGCCTACATCCTTGCCAACGGGCCCGACGGCCTCCGCATGACGACCGAAGACGCCGTCCTCAACGCCAACTACATCCGCAAGCGACTGGAAGGCGTCTACGACCTTCCCTACTCCACGCCCAGCATGCACGAGGTGGTCTTCAGCGATCGCAAGCAGACCGCCAAGGGCCTGAAGACCGGCGACATCGCCAAGCGGCTCATCGACTACGGTTTCCACCCCTACACCGTTTCGTTCCCGCTCATCGTGCCCGGCGCGCTCATGATCGAGCCGACCGAGAGCGAGTCGAAGGAAGAGCTCGACCTGTTCATCGACGCCATGCGCGAGATCGCGCGCGAGTGCGAGCAGGACCCGCAGCTCGTCCTCGACGCGCCCCACACCACGCGGCTTTCGCGCCTGGATGAAGTGCTGGCCGCCCGCAAGCCCGTGCTCCGCTGGAAGCCGCAGGCCAAGTCGGCGGCGGAATAG
- the gcvPA gene encoding aminomethyl-transferring glycine dehydrogenase subunit GcvPA, whose amino-acid sequence MRYLPKSPADREQMLRELGCKSIDDLFAPIPAEYRLKGDLNVPRQMSEQEILQFFRQSSRDNAAGYATFLGAGAYNHYRPVVIDSLISRGEFFTAYTPYQAEIAQGTLQAIFEFQTMICELTGMEVANASMYDGSTAVPEAAMMSVRLTGRSNVVIARSVHPEYREVLRTYAQHQGLPITEVGFGENGRLDMAALDKAVTDQTACVMVQSPNFFGTIEDVAALAEFTHKKGALLVVSIAEAMSLGVVKPPVEADIVAMEAQSFGVPLGFGGPYAGVIATKEQFVRQMPGRLVGQTVDKHGRRGFVLTLSTREQHIRREKATSNICTNQALVATMATIFMTIYGREGLRELAQHNLAKAAYASNEFGKKGKVLFAGAPRFNEFVLQTAGDPYAINERLLEQKIIGGFPLKKFYPELGNAALWCCTELTKKENIDAAVKAVAQ is encoded by the coding sequence GTGCGCTATCTTCCGAAATCGCCCGCCGACCGCGAGCAGATGCTGCGCGAGCTCGGCTGCAAGTCCATCGACGACCTGTTCGCGCCCATCCCGGCCGAGTACCGCCTCAAGGGCGACCTCAACGTCCCGCGCCAGATGTCGGAGCAGGAGATCCTGCAGTTCTTCCGCCAGTCGTCGCGCGACAACGCCGCCGGCTACGCCACCTTCCTCGGCGCGGGCGCCTACAACCACTATCGCCCGGTGGTGATCGACTCGCTCATCTCGCGCGGCGAGTTCTTCACCGCCTACACGCCCTACCAGGCGGAGATCGCGCAAGGGACCCTGCAAGCCATCTTCGAGTTCCAGACCATGATCTGCGAGCTCACCGGCATGGAGGTCGCCAACGCTTCGATGTACGACGGCTCGACCGCCGTCCCGGAGGCCGCGATGATGTCGGTGCGCCTCACCGGGCGCAGCAACGTCGTCATCGCGCGCAGCGTGCATCCGGAGTATCGCGAAGTCCTGCGCACCTACGCGCAGCACCAGGGCCTGCCCATCACCGAGGTCGGCTTCGGCGAGAACGGCCGCTTGGACATGGCGGCGCTCGACAAGGCTGTCACCGACCAGACGGCGTGCGTCATGGTGCAATCGCCGAATTTCTTCGGAACGATCGAAGACGTCGCCGCGCTCGCCGAGTTCACGCACAAGAAGGGCGCGCTGCTGGTGGTCTCGATCGCGGAAGCCATGTCGCTCGGCGTGGTGAAGCCGCCGGTGGAAGCCGACATCGTGGCCATGGAAGCGCAGTCGTTCGGCGTGCCGCTCGGCTTCGGCGGCCCCTACGCCGGCGTCATCGCGACCAAGGAGCAGTTCGTCCGCCAGATGCCGGGACGCCTCGTCGGCCAGACCGTCGACAAGCACGGCCGCCGCGGCTTCGTGCTCACCCTCTCCACGCGCGAACAGCACATCCGCCGCGAGAAGGCGACCTCCAACATCTGCACCAACCAGGCTCTGGTGGCGACGATGGCGACCATCTTCATGACCATCTATGGACGCGAGGGGCTGAGGGAGCTCGCGCAGCACAACCTCGCGAAGGCCGCATACGCCTCGAACGAGTTCGGCAAAAAAGGCAAAGTTCTGTTTGCCGGCGCGCCGCGCTTCAACGAGTTCGTCCTCCAGACGGCGGGCGACCCCTACGCCATCAACGAGAGACTGCTCGAGCAGAAGATCATCGGCGGCTTCCCGCTCAAGAAGTTCTATCCCGAGCTCGGCAACGCCGCGCTCTGGTGCTGCACCGAGCTGACCAAGAAGGAAAACATCGACGCGGCCGTGAAGGCGGTGGCGCAATGA
- the gcvH gene encoding glycine cleavage system protein GcvH, with protein MTYPKDRKYTKEHEWIKVEGDTGVIGITHHAQESLGDIVFVELPKAGADTTAGKSFGTVESVKAVSELYAPVSGSVTAINEELNSAPESINKDAHAAWMIKVKIKDKAELNSLLSAEDYEKFVAEEGH; from the coding sequence ATGACGTATCCGAAAGACCGCAAGTACACGAAAGAGCACGAGTGGATCAAGGTCGAGGGCGACACCGGCGTCATCGGCATCACGCATCACGCGCAGGAGTCGCTCGGCGACATCGTCTTCGTCGAGCTGCCCAAGGCCGGCGCCGACACCACCGCCGGCAAGAGCTTCGGCACCGTCGAGTCGGTGAAAGCGGTCAGCGAGCTGTACGCGCCCGTCTCCGGCAGCGTCACCGCCATCAACGAAGAGCTCAACAGCGCTCCCGAGAGCATCAACAAGGACGCCCACGCCGCCTGGATGATCAAGGTCAAGATCAAGGACAAGGCGGAGCTGAACTCCCTGCTGAGCGCGGAAGACTACGAGAAGTTCGTCGCGGAAGAAGGCCACTAA
- the gcvT gene encoding glycine cleavage system aminomethyltransferase GcvT yields the protein MATTVEATGLRKTALHPVHRALGAKMVDFGGWDMPVEYPAGFGGKPGGLIQEHLAVRTGVGLFDVSHMGDIRISGQQALEAVQHISMNDASKLQPGQAHYSALLYPQGTFVDDVIVHKMADDDYLLVINAGTREKDFGWVRDNVKHFDVKAEDVGDKYTQLAIQGPRAQELLQKLTDADLAKIRNYWFAYGTVCGLKNTLIARTGYTAEDGFEIYVPSDEATSRRVWNEVLEAGKQFGILPCGLGARNTLRLEGKMALYGHEISNEITVWEAGLDRFVKMEKPEFIGRAALEKQRSTGIRRTLVGLEMVDRGIARDGYKVFDERGSDELGYVTSGSPAPFLKKNIALAYVPPHFSSLDTTVTVEVRGQKIKAKVVPTPFYKRPRKS from the coding sequence GTGGCCACCACGGTTGAAGCGACGGGTCTCCGCAAGACGGCGCTCCATCCCGTGCATCGCGCGCTCGGCGCCAAGATGGTGGACTTCGGCGGTTGGGACATGCCGGTCGAATATCCTGCCGGCTTCGGCGGCAAGCCCGGCGGCCTCATCCAGGAGCACCTGGCGGTGCGCACCGGCGTGGGCCTCTTCGACGTCTCGCACATGGGCGACATCCGCATCTCGGGCCAGCAGGCGCTCGAGGCCGTCCAGCACATCTCGATGAACGACGCCTCGAAGCTGCAACCCGGCCAGGCACACTACTCCGCCCTGCTTTACCCGCAAGGCACTTTCGTCGACGACGTCATCGTCCACAAGATGGCCGACGACGACTACCTGCTCGTCATCAATGCCGGCACGCGCGAAAAAGATTTCGGCTGGGTGCGCGACAACGTCAAGCACTTCGACGTCAAGGCCGAGGACGTGGGCGACAAGTACACGCAGCTCGCCATCCAGGGACCGCGCGCGCAGGAATTGCTCCAGAAGCTGACCGACGCCGACCTGGCGAAGATCAGGAACTACTGGTTCGCCTACGGCACCGTCTGCGGGCTGAAGAACACGCTCATCGCGCGCACCGGCTACACCGCCGAAGATGGCTTCGAGATCTACGTTCCCTCCGACGAAGCCACCAGCCGGCGCGTGTGGAACGAGGTGCTCGAAGCCGGCAAGCAGTTCGGCATCCTGCCCTGCGGCCTGGGCGCGCGCAACACGCTGCGCCTCGAAGGCAAGATGGCGCTCTATGGCCACGAGATCTCCAACGAGATCACGGTCTGGGAAGCCGGGCTCGACCGCTTCGTGAAGATGGAAAAACCCGAGTTCATCGGCCGGGCGGCGCTCGAGAAGCAGCGCTCCACCGGCATCCGCCGCACGCTGGTCGGCCTGGAGATGGTCGACCGCGGCATCGCGCGCGACGGTTACAAAGTCTTCGACGAGCGCGGCAGCGACGAGCTCGGCTACGTCACCAGCGGCTCGCCCGCGCCCTTCCTCAAGAAGAACATCGCGCTGGCCTACGTGCCGCCGCACTTCTCTTCCCTCGACACCACTGTCACCGTCGAGGTCCGCGGCCAGAAGATCAAGGCCAAAGTGGTTCCGACACCTTTTTATAAGCGTCCCAGGAAGTCGTAG
- the trpD gene encoding anthranilate phosphoribosyltransferase → MILEALHAVATHQRSLSRAQARAVMAEILGGTASDAQIGALLVALHIKGETVEEIVGFAEAIREAAAPVTAVGDPAIDVSDTERDALVDTCGTGGDTSGTFNISTAVALVIAGAGVRVAKHGNRSVTSQCGSADVMEALGVKIQMPPERLAACLREAGIAFLYAPDIHHNMKHVQTARRDLKLRTIFNLLGPLTNPAKASAQVVGVYSETLVEKLAEALKRLGLKRVLVVHGMDGLDEITLTRETKVAELRGDGRFQTYYVQPEDFGLKRAPLEAISGGDAKQNAAIIREVLEGKKSARRDVVVLNAAAALVAAGKVDSIKAGFPLAEQSIDSGAAKRKLEALVRFTSA, encoded by the coding sequence ATGATCCTCGAAGCCCTGCACGCCGTCGCCACGCACCAGCGCTCGCTCTCGCGCGCGCAGGCGCGCGCCGTGATGGCGGAGATCCTGGGCGGCACGGCGAGCGACGCGCAGATCGGCGCGCTTTTGGTCGCGCTCCACATCAAGGGCGAGACGGTGGAGGAGATCGTCGGATTCGCGGAGGCCATCCGCGAGGCGGCGGCACCGGTGACCGCGGTGGGCGATCCCGCCATCGACGTCTCCGACACCGAGCGCGACGCGCTGGTCGACACCTGCGGCACCGGCGGCGATACCAGCGGCACCTTCAACATCTCGACCGCGGTGGCGCTGGTGATCGCGGGCGCGGGCGTGCGCGTGGCGAAGCACGGCAACCGCAGCGTGACCTCGCAGTGCGGCTCCGCCGACGTGATGGAAGCGCTCGGAGTGAAGATCCAAATGCCGCCCGAGCGGCTGGCGGCGTGCTTGCGGGAGGCCGGAATCGCGTTCCTGTACGCGCCCGACATCCACCACAACATGAAGCACGTGCAGACCGCGCGCCGCGACCTAAAGCTGCGCACCATCTTCAACCTGCTGGGCCCGCTGACCAATCCCGCCAAGGCGTCGGCGCAAGTGGTCGGCGTCTACTCCGAGACGCTGGTGGAAAAGCTCGCGGAGGCGCTGAAGCGGCTGGGACTCAAGCGCGTGCTCGTCGTCCACGGCATGGACGGACTCGACGAGATCACGCTCACGCGCGAGACGAAGGTCGCGGAGCTGCGCGGCGACGGCCGCTTCCAGACCTACTACGTGCAGCCGGAAGACTTCGGGCTGAAGCGCGCGCCGCTGGAGGCCATCTCCGGCGGCGACGCGAAGCAGAACGCGGCCATCATCCGCGAGGTGCTGGAGGGAAAGAAGTCGGCGCGGCGCGACGTGGTGGTGCTGAACGCGGCGGCGGCGCTGGTGGCGGCCGGGAAAGTGGATTCGATCAAGGCAGGCTTCCCGCTGGCGGAGCAGTCCATCGATTCCGGCGCGGCGAAGAGGAAGCTGGAAGCGCTGGTGCGCTTCACAAGCGCGTAG
- a CDS encoding MBL fold metallo-hydrolase, producing the protein MTYIQFLGAAGTVTGSKHLVNTGGFQVLVDCGLFQGQKEWRERNWEPPPIPAREIDAVILTHAHLDHCGWIPRLVKAGFTGPIYATQPTIDLCGVLLPDSGHLQEEDAAYANKKKSSRHSPALPLYTEQEALDCLRYFQPVGVGEVKRLNPDFTFSFVRAAHILGSAMAEVTVRAAGGQRRLLFTGDIGRVRNTEVAPGKVVHSGPQEGEVADLLVMESTYGNRLHPTTNPRPELARLITDTVKRGGSVVVPAFAVERTEKLLFLLKEMMEAGEIPRVPVHTDSPMAIKAVEIFLKYRDEFNEQTRRLVDRYGSPLQWDNFFFDEKVEESKRINESRFPAIIVSSSGMATGGRVVHHLAQRLPDPKNQVVFIGFQAPGTRGAAIKAGARSVKIFGEEIPVRAQVAAIEQFSDHADTPELLEWLRTFKRAPAVTYLVHGEPAASSQLRLAMTSALRWKVEIAQWMQKVEVR; encoded by the coding sequence AACTGGGAGCCGCCGCCCATCCCCGCGCGCGAGATCGACGCCGTCATCCTGACGCACGCGCATCTCGACCACTGTGGCTGGATCCCGCGCCTCGTCAAGGCCGGCTTCACCGGGCCCATCTACGCTACGCAGCCGACCATCGACCTGTGCGGCGTGCTGCTGCCCGATTCCGGACACCTGCAGGAAGAGGACGCGGCCTACGCCAACAAGAAGAAGTCGTCGCGCCACTCGCCCGCGCTGCCGCTTTACACCGAGCAGGAGGCGCTCGACTGCCTGAGGTACTTCCAACCGGTCGGCGTAGGCGAGGTCAAGCGCCTGAACCCGGACTTCACCTTCAGCTTCGTGCGCGCGGCGCACATCCTCGGGTCCGCGATGGCCGAGGTCACCGTGCGCGCCGCCGGCGGGCAGCGCCGCCTGCTCTTCACCGGCGACATCGGCCGCGTGCGCAACACCGAAGTCGCGCCCGGCAAGGTCGTGCACTCCGGCCCGCAGGAAGGCGAGGTCGCCGACCTGCTGGTGATGGAGTCCACCTACGGCAATCGCCTGCATCCCACCACCAACCCCCGGCCCGAGCTCGCCCGGCTCATCACCGACACCGTGAAGCGCGGCGGCTCGGTCGTCGTCCCTGCGTTCGCCGTCGAGCGCACCGAGAAGCTCCTCTTCCTGCTGAAGGAGATGATGGAGGCCGGCGAGATCCCGCGCGTCCCGGTGCACACCGACAGCCCCATGGCCATCAAGGCGGTCGAGATCTTCCTGAAATACCGCGACGAGTTCAACGAGCAGACCAGGCGGCTGGTCGACCGCTACGGCTCACCCCTCCAGTGGGACAACTTCTTCTTCGACGAGAAAGTGGAAGAGTCGAAGAGGATCAACGAATCGCGGTTCCCTGCCATCATCGTGTCGTCGAGCGGCATGGCGACCGGAGGGCGCGTGGTGCACCACCTCGCGCAGCGCCTGCCTGACCCCAAGAACCAGGTCGTCTTCATCGGCTTCCAGGCGCCGGGAACGCGCGGCGCCGCCATCAAAGCGGGCGCGCGCTCCGTGAAGATCTTCGGCGAGGAGATCCCGGTGCGCGCGCAGGTCGCCGCCATCGAGCAGTTCTCCGACCACGCCGACACGCCCGAGCTGCTCGAGTGGCTGCGGACGTTCAAACGCGCGCCGGCGGTGACGTACCTCGTGCACGGCGAGCCGGCGGCTTCGTCGCAATTGCGGCTGGCGATGACGTCAGCCCTCCGCTGGAAGGTCGAGATCGCGCAGTGGATGCAGAAGGTGGAAGTGCGCTAG